The following coding sequences are from one Pseudonocardia sp. EC080619-01 window:
- a CDS encoding long-chain fatty acid--CoA ligase produces MRLVDHLDKGASLDPGAPCLVCDGEVATYGDVRELGDRVAAALVGHGVEPGDTVAILSANDPTSFTCVFGISRAGAVWCPINPRNEAGENRELLELFECSVLIFQSSFAPLVDAIRGDLPRLRTLVCLDADPEWATGWAEFLAAGADAGPVDRQCPDDVAMVVGTGGTTGRPKGVVLTGTTIETMTAITLMSYPWPPDGGRPTYLALAPLTHAAGVLCFPVLCRGGSIVVMRAPDVGGFLDHVERHRVTHTFLPPTLIYMVLDHPSLDGRDLSSLQCFWYGAAPMSVTRLEEALSRIGPVMAQLFGQTEAPMMISTMAPEDHFAPDGTVARERLSSAGRPSPLVTVGIMTDDGRLLARGERGEIVVRGSLVMRGYLRNEKATAEVSAHGWHHTGDIGYLDDDGFLFIVDRAKDMVITGGFNVYSSEVEQVLMAHPAVADCAVIGLPDDKWGERLTAVLQVRPGSTLDPAELTSFVKTRIGSVKTPKQIEVWEDLPRSKIGKVLKADIRKTFLDVAT; encoded by the coding sequence ATGCGCCTCGTCGACCATCTCGACAAGGGGGCGTCCCTGGATCCGGGTGCGCCCTGCCTGGTCTGCGACGGCGAGGTCGCGACCTACGGCGACGTGCGGGAGCTGGGCGACCGGGTCGCCGCGGCACTCGTCGGGCACGGTGTCGAGCCGGGGGACACGGTCGCGATCCTCTCGGCGAACGACCCGACGTCGTTCACCTGCGTGTTCGGGATCAGCCGCGCCGGTGCCGTGTGGTGCCCGATCAACCCGCGCAACGAGGCGGGCGAGAACCGCGAGCTCCTCGAGCTCTTCGAGTGCTCGGTCCTGATCTTCCAGTCGTCGTTCGCGCCGCTCGTGGACGCGATCCGCGGTGACCTGCCGCGGCTGCGGACCCTCGTCTGCCTCGACGCCGATCCGGAGTGGGCCACCGGCTGGGCGGAGTTCCTGGCCGCGGGGGCCGACGCCGGGCCGGTCGACCGGCAGTGCCCGGACGACGTCGCGATGGTCGTCGGCACGGGCGGCACCACCGGCCGTCCCAAGGGGGTGGTGCTCACCGGGACGACCATCGAGACGATGACGGCGATCACGCTCATGAGCTACCCGTGGCCGCCGGACGGCGGGCGGCCCACCTACCTGGCGCTGGCACCGCTCACCCACGCCGCGGGCGTGCTGTGCTTCCCGGTGCTGTGCCGCGGCGGCTCGATCGTCGTCATGCGCGCCCCCGACGTGGGCGGTTTCCTCGACCACGTCGAACGGCACCGGGTGACGCACACGTTCCTGCCGCCGACGCTGATCTACATGGTCCTCGACCACCCGTCGCTCGACGGGCGGGACCTGTCGTCGTTGCAGTGCTTCTGGTACGGCGCCGCGCCGATGTCGGTGACCCGGCTGGAGGAGGCCCTCTCCCGGATCGGCCCGGTGATGGCGCAGCTCTTCGGCCAGACCGAGGCCCCGATGATGATCTCCACGATGGCGCCGGAGGACCACTTCGCGCCGGACGGGACGGTCGCCCGTGAGCGGCTGTCCTCGGCGGGACGGCCGTCCCCGCTGGTCACCGTCGGGATCATGACCGACGACGGCCGGCTGCTCGCCCGGGGCGAACGGGGCGAGATCGTCGTCCGCGGTTCGCTCGTCATGCGTGGCTACCTCCGGAACGAGAAGGCCACCGCGGAGGTCTCGGCGCACGGCTGGCACCACACCGGCGACATCGGCTACCTAGACGACGACGGCTTCCTGTTCATCGTCGACCGGGCGAAGGACATGGTCATCACCGGCGGGTTCAACGTCTACTCCTCCGAGGTGGAGCAGGTGCTGATGGCCCATCCCGCCGTCGCCGACTGCGCCGTCATCGGCCTTCCCGACGACAAGTGGGGCGAGCGGCTCACCGCCGTCCTCCAGGTCCGGCCCGGCAGCACGCTGGACCCGGCGGAGCTGACGTCGTTCGTGAAGACCCGCATCGGCAGCGTGAAGACGCCGAAACAGATCGAGGTCTGGGAGGACCTGCCCCGGTCGAAGATCGGGAAGGTGCTCAAGGCCGACATCAGGAAGACGTTCCTGGACGTCGCGACCTGA
- a CDS encoding LLM class flavin-dependent oxidoreductase has protein sequence MKLALYLPNFRDKVTVTELEDLTALAEDLDFDSVWTLDRIVVPEASDRGELQYSFGMIPEMPKGLPVSSRGEWLQGMPLIPWLAAKTSTVRIGMSIIDTPFRSPGVLAAEMATIDHLSGGRLNVGVGAGWMPEEFAASSASHIFPKRNKHVRETIEIMQGVWGDDVFEYHGEFADFDRCGFGAKPLQKPGPPIFFSGLKDPRRAATRISRYGLAGWIGIQDSPEDITRWRTEIARELGEIGSERTVDDLEISSMLWTVITDTDVDQSPGGKLTNLLVGSARQITDRLKAYKEAGMTMPMFWPPFADVPVAKTLDDLKRIKEEIMPEVEATST, from the coding sequence ATGAAGCTCGCTCTCTATCTCCCCAACTTCCGCGACAAGGTGACGGTCACGGAGCTGGAGGACCTGACCGCCCTCGCCGAGGACCTGGACTTCGACTCCGTCTGGACGCTCGACCGCATCGTCGTGCCGGAGGCGTCGGACCGCGGGGAGCTGCAGTACTCGTTCGGCATGATCCCCGAGATGCCCAAGGGGCTCCCGGTGTCCTCGCGCGGCGAGTGGCTGCAGGGCATGCCGCTCATCCCGTGGCTCGCGGCGAAGACGTCGACGGTGCGGATCGGGATGAGCATCATCGACACCCCGTTCCGGTCCCCGGGTGTCCTGGCGGCCGAGATGGCCACCATCGACCACCTGTCGGGCGGACGGCTGAACGTCGGCGTCGGTGCCGGGTGGATGCCCGAGGAGTTCGCGGCCTCCAGCGCGTCGCACATCTTCCCGAAGCGCAACAAGCACGTGCGCGAGACGATCGAGATCATGCAGGGCGTCTGGGGCGACGACGTCTTCGAGTACCACGGCGAGTTCGCCGACTTCGACCGTTGCGGGTTCGGGGCGAAGCCGCTGCAGAAGCCCGGCCCGCCGATCTTCTTCAGCGGCCTGAAGGACCCGCGGCGCGCGGCCACGCGGATCAGCAGGTACGGCCTCGCGGGCTGGATCGGGATCCAGGACTCCCCGGAGGACATCACCCGCTGGCGGACCGAGATCGCTCGCGAGCTCGGTGAGATCGGCAGCGAGCGCACGGTCGACGACCTCGAGATCAGCAGCATGCTGTGGACCGTCATCACCGACACCGACGTCGACCAGTCTCCCGGCGGTAAGCTCACCAACCTCCTCGTCGGGTCCGCACGGCAGATCACGGACCGGCTCAAGGCCTACAAGGAGGCCGGGATGACGATGCCGATGTTCTGGCCGCCGTTCGCGGACGTGCCGGTCGCGAAGACGCTCGACGACCTCAAGCGGATCAAGGAGGAGATCATGCCCGAGGTCGAGGCCACGAGCACCTGA
- a CDS encoding DUF4389 domain-containing protein, protein MTNSTDPATSDPGSPVRLQARLDPVLSRWLWLVKWLLLVPHIVVLAVLGAAVWVLTIAAFLAILVTGRYPRVLFGFNLGVIRWWWRVAWYGYGGLGTDRYPRFALDDSPDDPARLDVAYPGSLSRGLVLVKWWLLALPHYAVLAFLVGAGGTGLARAGGGLLSLLVLFVAVLLLFTGGYPAGLFGLVTGIDRWVLRVVAYAGLMTDAYPPMRMDQGGTDPAGPLPGPGTSARAAAPAATEAAAGSTALRTRPGTTTVTPAAVVQPPPTGRSVLLGIGAWLVLLGAGLGIGGGTGATGLAAVVAAVVAGSVVLLVGVALIVVGARPLPDGDQR, encoded by the coding sequence ATGACGAACTCGACGGATCCGGCCACCTCGGACCCGGGGTCACCGGTGCGCCTGCAGGCCCGGCTCGATCCCGTCCTGTCGCGGTGGCTCTGGCTGGTGAAATGGCTGCTGCTGGTCCCGCACATCGTGGTGCTCGCGGTGCTCGGGGCGGCGGTGTGGGTGCTGACGATCGCGGCGTTCCTCGCGATCCTGGTGACCGGCCGCTACCCGCGCGTGCTGTTCGGGTTCAACCTCGGCGTGATCCGGTGGTGGTGGCGGGTGGCCTGGTACGGCTACGGCGGCCTCGGCACGGACCGCTACCCGCGGTTCGCCCTCGACGACTCCCCGGACGACCCGGCCCGGCTCGACGTCGCCTACCCCGGCTCCCTGTCCCGCGGGCTGGTGCTGGTCAAGTGGTGGCTGCTCGCGCTGCCGCACTACGCGGTGCTGGCGTTCCTGGTGGGCGCAGGCGGGACCGGCCTGGCCCGGGCAGGGGGTGGGCTCCTGTCCCTGCTCGTGCTGTTCGTCGCGGTGCTGCTGCTGTTCACCGGGGGCTACCCGGCAGGACTGTTCGGCCTGGTCACCGGCATCGACCGGTGGGTGCTGCGGGTGGTCGCCTACGCCGGTCTGATGACCGACGCCTACCCCCCGATGCGGATGGACCAGGGCGGGACGGATCCCGCGGGCCCGCTGCCCGGCCCGGGCACCTCGGCCCGCGCCGCCGCACCCGCGGCGACCGAGGCGGCCGCGGGCTCGACGGCCCTGCGCACCCGGCCCGGGACGACGACCGTCACGCCGGCGGCCGTGGTCCAGCCTCCCCCGACGGGCCGGTCGGTCCTGCTCGGGATCGGGGCGTGGCTGGTGCTGCTGGGCGCCGGGCTCGGCATCGGCGGCGGCACCGGGGCCACCGGCCTCGCCGCCGTGGTGGCGGCGGTCGTCGCCGGGTCCGTGGTGCTGCTCGTGGGCGTGGCACTGATCGTCGTCGGCGCGCGCCCGCTGCCCGACGGCGACCAGCGGTGA
- a CDS encoding universal stress protein: MDATGRTGPRPDEIVVGVDGSPTSRTALTWALAEAARSRRWVRAVRVWDPTALFAPPAPVVEMRSTVRHEEQLALEADLAAVLPRAGIRVEGELREEPVVDGLVAASAGAAMLVLGSHGHGPVSRMLLGSVSAACSRRARCPVVIVPARAETPADADVTAAGPAAEV; the protein is encoded by the coding sequence ATGGACGCCACCGGACGGACCGGCCCGCGCCCCGACGAGATCGTCGTCGGCGTCGACGGGTCACCGACCTCCCGCACCGCCCTGACCTGGGCGCTCGCCGAGGCTGCACGGAGCAGGAGGTGGGTGCGCGCGGTGCGGGTCTGGGACCCGACGGCGCTGTTCGCCCCGCCCGCCCCGGTCGTCGAGATGCGGTCGACCGTCCGCCACGAGGAGCAGCTCGCGCTGGAGGCCGACCTCGCGGCGGTGCTCCCGCGTGCCGGGATCCGGGTGGAGGGCGAGCTGCGGGAGGAACCCGTCGTCGACGGGCTCGTGGCCGCGTCCGCCGGAGCGGCGATGCTGGTACTCGGCAGCCACGGGCACGGGCCGGTCAGCCGGATGCTGCTCGGCTCGGTGAGCGCCGCGTGCTCCCGGCGGGCGCGGTGCCCGGTCGTGATCGTCCCCGCCCGGGCGGAGACCCCGGCCGACGCCGACGTCACCGCTGCGGGCCCGGCCGCCGAGGTGTGA
- a CDS encoding STAS/SEC14 domain-containing protein, which translates to MITRIDGLPEGVDGVRASGTISRADYEAAVVPLLDSAAAAGRRLRVLVVLDDAFDGITPDAMWEDVTLGLRALPLFDGCAVVSDREAVRVACRVAAVLTPYSLAVFPESQQDRAVAWLEGLPAAGFSVELRPDDGVAVVRVDRALRAADFDRLRQEIDSWYAAHGELAGLVLVASSFPGWENLSGLVRHAEFVMQEHRRVRRVALALDGILPTLAPAVAGTVLHPGVRHFRHADVEAAIAWAGADRPAAVDH; encoded by the coding sequence ATGATCACCAGGATCGACGGTCTGCCGGAGGGCGTCGACGGCGTCCGTGCGTCGGGCACCATCTCCCGGGCCGACTACGAGGCCGCGGTCGTCCCGCTGCTGGACTCCGCAGCGGCCGCGGGCCGCCGGCTGCGCGTGCTGGTGGTCCTCGACGACGCGTTCGACGGCATCACGCCCGACGCGATGTGGGAGGACGTCACCCTGGGCCTGCGTGCACTCCCGCTGTTCGACGGGTGCGCCGTCGTCAGCGACCGGGAGGCGGTCCGTGTCGCCTGCCGGGTCGCGGCCGTGCTGACACCGTACTCGCTGGCCGTGTTCCCGGAGTCGCAGCAGGACCGCGCCGTCGCCTGGCTCGAGGGGCTCCCGGCCGCCGGGTTCTCGGTGGAGCTGCGGCCCGACGACGGCGTCGCCGTCGTCCGGGTGGACCGGGCGTTGCGGGCCGCCGACTTCGACCGGCTCCGGCAGGAGATCGACTCCTGGTACGCCGCGCACGGCGAACTGGCCGGTCTGGTGCTCGTCGCGTCGTCGTTCCCGGGGTGGGAGAACCTGAGCGGCCTGGTCCGGCACGCCGAGTTCGTGATGCAGGAACACCGCCGGGTGCGGCGGGTCGCGCTCGCCCTCGACGGGATCCTGCCCACCCTCGCCCCGGCCGTCGCCGGGACCGTGCTGCACCCCGGCGTCCGGCACTTCCGGCACGCCGACGTCGAGGCCGCGATCGCCTGGGCGGGCGCGGACCGCCCGGCCGCGGTCGACCACTGA
- a CDS encoding FAD-binding oxidoreductase: MTRTADAHEALRTALDGRVVTAEDGDYDDVRRVWNADIDRRPAVIAQCVSTGDVVAAVGYAQAVRLEISIRSGAHNVAGRCTGDDGLMIDLSRMRGVVVDPEARRARVRAGALLADVDAATQAYGLAVPLGAISHTGVAGLTLGGGMGWLSRQAGLTIDNLESAEVVVADGRVLRASADENPDLFWAVRGGGGNVGVVTEFEFRLHEAGPMVEFGFFFWEVERGAEALRLMRDVVGALPRSLNAFIAFTNAPPAPFVPEEQHHRPGYVLLLSGFGDPAAHAQVVDRVRAGLPPLFDFVTPMHYTELQQLLDEGAAWGFHCYEKSIEIGDFTEPVIEVLTELLPQKVSPLTAMIVYRLDEAYLETGEQDTAYGGRRIPQYEVFLSPVCADPQELVRDRRWARAIWDDLRPLGLGIGGYVNSMSDEVDDERVLAAYGREKLDRLARIKAEYDPGNVFHRNVNIKPV, translated from the coding sequence ATGACCCGGACAGCCGACGCCCACGAGGCACTCCGCACCGCGCTGGACGGTCGCGTCGTCACTGCCGAGGACGGGGACTACGACGACGTCCGGCGGGTCTGGAACGCCGACATCGACCGCAGGCCCGCGGTGATCGCGCAGTGCGTGTCGACGGGGGACGTCGTCGCCGCCGTCGGGTACGCGCAGGCGGTGAGGCTGGAGATCTCGATCCGCTCCGGGGCGCACAACGTCGCGGGCCGGTGCACCGGCGACGACGGCCTCATGATCGACCTCAGCCGGATGCGCGGTGTCGTGGTCGACCCGGAGGCCCGGCGCGCCCGGGTGCGGGCGGGCGCCCTGCTCGCCGACGTCGACGCCGCCACCCAGGCGTACGGGCTCGCGGTCCCGCTCGGGGCGATCAGCCACACGGGCGTCGCCGGCCTGACGCTGGGCGGCGGGATGGGCTGGCTGAGCCGGCAGGCGGGCCTGACGATCGACAACCTCGAGTCCGCCGAGGTCGTCGTCGCCGACGGGCGGGTGCTGCGGGCCTCCGCCGACGAGAACCCGGACCTGTTCTGGGCCGTCCGGGGCGGGGGCGGCAACGTCGGTGTCGTCACGGAGTTCGAGTTCCGCCTCCACGAGGCCGGTCCGATGGTCGAGTTCGGGTTCTTCTTCTGGGAGGTCGAGCGGGGCGCCGAGGCGCTGCGGCTGATGCGCGACGTCGTCGGGGCGTTGCCGCGCTCGCTCAACGCGTTCATCGCGTTCACGAACGCGCCGCCCGCGCCGTTCGTCCCCGAGGAGCAGCACCACCGGCCCGGCTACGTCCTCCTGCTGAGCGGGTTCGGCGACCCCGCCGCGCACGCGCAGGTCGTGGACCGGGTCCGGGCCGGGCTCCCACCGCTGTTCGACTTCGTGACGCCCATGCACTACACCGAACTGCAGCAGCTGCTCGACGAGGGCGCCGCCTGGGGGTTCCACTGCTACGAGAAGAGCATCGAGATCGGAGACTTCACCGAGCCGGTCATCGAGGTCCTGACCGAACTCCTCCCGCAGAAGGTCTCGCCGCTCACGGCCATGATCGTCTACCGGCTCGACGAGGCCTACCTGGAGACCGGCGAGCAGGACACCGCCTACGGCGGTCGGCGGATACCGCAGTACGAGGTGTTCCTGTCCCCCGTCTGCGCCGATCCGCAGGAGCTCGTGAGGGATCGGAGGTGGGCGCGTGCGATCTGGGACGACCTCCGACCGCTGGGTCTCGGGATCGGCGGGTACGTGAACTCCATGTCCGACGAGGTGGACGACGAGCGCGTCCTGGCCGCCTACGGGCGGGAGAAGCTCGACCGGCTCGCCCGGATCAAGGCCGAGTACGACCCGGGCAACGTCTTCCACCGCAACGTCAACATCAAGCCGGTCTGA
- a CDS encoding ester cyclase encodes MTDTDPAGTALDRKELAARAIRIMADGTPADFEAVVHPEALNREADREPAAARGRGPAAFHATAQWLRAAYGELAWEIHDVVADGDLVVLHTTMSGRQTGTFVVFDDDARPLHAFPPTGRRFAATQTHWLRFADGMVVEHWANRDDLGQAAQLGWNPPSPWYVLRTVLASRRARRDAAPS; translated from the coding sequence GTGACCGACACCGACCCCGCAGGCACCGCCCTCGACCGGAAGGAACTGGCCGCGCGCGCCATCCGGATCATGGCCGACGGCACGCCCGCCGACTTCGAGGCCGTCGTGCACCCGGAGGCGCTCAACCGCGAGGCCGACCGCGAGCCGGCGGCGGCGCGGGGGCGCGGCCCGGCCGCCTTCCACGCGACCGCGCAGTGGCTGCGCGCGGCCTACGGCGAGCTGGCCTGGGAGATCCACGACGTCGTGGCGGACGGGGATCTCGTCGTCCTGCACACCACCATGTCCGGCCGGCAGACCGGCACCTTCGTCGTGTTCGACGACGACGCCCGGCCCCTGCACGCCTTCCCACCGACCGGGCGGCGGTTCGCCGCCACCCAGACCCACTGGCTCCGCTTCGCCGACGGCATGGTCGTCGAGCACTGGGCCAACCGGGACGACCTGGGCCAGGCCGCGCAGCTCGGCTGGAACCCGCCGTCACCGTGGTACGTGCTGCGGACGGTCCTGGCGTCCCGCCGCGCGCGCCGGGACGCCGCCCCGTCGTGA
- a CDS encoding DUF1330 domain-containing protein, translating into MSTEPPGGDGPYYVIVDVDIHDVSRYATYMERVRPALEEAGGRYLVRGGAQTRYEGEWAPARLVLLEFPSKTAWESFYYGDAYEGIRTIRDETSTAHMVGVEGMTPTDR; encoded by the coding sequence ATGTCCACCGAACCGCCCGGCGGCGACGGCCCGTACTACGTCATCGTCGACGTCGACATCCACGACGTGTCCCGCTACGCCACGTACATGGAGCGGGTGCGGCCCGCGCTGGAGGAGGCCGGCGGTCGCTACCTCGTCCGGGGCGGCGCCCAGACCCGCTACGAGGGCGAGTGGGCCCCGGCTCGGCTGGTGCTGCTGGAGTTCCCCTCGAAGACGGCGTGGGAGTCGTTCTACTACGGCGACGCGTACGAGGGCATCAGGACGATCCGCGACGAGACGAGCACGGCCCACATGGTCGGTGTGGAGGGGATGACGCCGACGGACCGGTGA
- a CDS encoding TetR/AcrR family transcriptional regulator has protein sequence MQRTRDPARKQKILRAAAELLAHNGFHAVSMADIGERAGITGSAIYRHFDSKSAILVALFERIIDDLLEDGRRSVEGATDLEHALEDLIAGQVDFVVGKRVLAQVYHNEIQNLPADDQVRLRRKQRLYIEEWVHLLGELAPGRDENVVRTLAHTAIGAIQSVLFHQVLLPEAALRGLLRDAAHAILRLESPDGSGTGTRPATASAGR, from the coding sequence GTGCAGCGCACCCGCGATCCCGCGCGCAAGCAGAAGATCCTTCGTGCTGCCGCCGAGCTGCTCGCCCACAACGGTTTCCACGCCGTCTCCATGGCGGACATCGGCGAGCGCGCGGGCATCACCGGCTCCGCGATCTACCGCCACTTCGACAGCAAGTCCGCGATACTGGTGGCGCTCTTCGAGCGGATCATCGACGACCTGCTCGAGGACGGCCGCCGCAGTGTGGAGGGCGCGACCGACCTGGAGCACGCGCTCGAGGACCTCATCGCGGGCCAGGTCGACTTCGTGGTGGGCAAGCGGGTCCTGGCGCAGGTGTACCACAACGAGATCCAGAACCTCCCGGCCGACGACCAGGTCCGGCTGCGCCGCAAGCAGCGCCTCTACATCGAGGAGTGGGTGCATCTGCTCGGCGAGCTCGCCCCGGGCCGCGACGAGAACGTGGTCCGCACGCTCGCGCACACCGCGATCGGCGCGATCCAGTCCGTGCTGTTCCACCAGGTCCTGCTGCCCGAGGCCGCCCTCCGCGGCCTCCTGCGCGACGCGGCCCACGCGATCCTGCGGCTGGAGTCGCCGGACGGGTCGGGCACCGGCACCCGGCCGGCGACGGCGTCCGCCGGCCGCTGA
- a CDS encoding class I adenylate-forming enzyme family protein yields the protein MNIATLLRRSAADRPDAVALRLDDVEIDYAGFAEQGARFAAHLRASGVRPGDRVGFFLPNCLEYLVGLLGTWQAGAVGVPLNHMFPDDPLRYAIEDSGVTVLVLTADDRDRVGALLDGGGPELLTTGPDGGFAAAVAAHEPMGTVVPRLDRDDACLMYTSGSTGKPKGVRQTHRNIAAEVDGAIDFYELTADDHVLNCMPLFHVGGLQLASLPILVRGGQITFMPRWDVVRWIELAQRLRPTYGGLISTMMIDVGNRTVKAPVVLDSFRICMFGGSRTPSAAIARLEAGTGIVGVEIYGQTEQNGLVVSYRAGDTRRPDSMGRPLEQIVDTRLVPVDGGPDLRPGDDGVGELWVRGDAVTPGYWNIDAPEKWSDGWFRTGDLVSTDADGYLYYVDRIDDMIVSGGENVFPQMVEEHLAAHPDLAEVAVIGTAHDRWVEQVTAVVVPNRDGVTAEAVADWCATNPNLRGMHKPRRIEVVEALPRTGSGKLNRPDLRRMFP from the coding sequence TTGAACATCGCCACCCTGCTGCGCCGCTCCGCGGCGGACCGGCCGGACGCCGTCGCACTGCGCCTGGACGACGTCGAGATCGACTACGCGGGGTTCGCCGAGCAGGGCGCCCGCTTCGCGGCGCACCTGCGGGCGTCCGGCGTACGGCCCGGCGACCGCGTCGGCTTCTTCCTGCCGAACTGCCTGGAGTACCTGGTCGGGTTGCTCGGCACCTGGCAGGCCGGGGCGGTCGGCGTCCCGCTGAACCACATGTTCCCGGACGACCCGCTGCGGTACGCGATCGAGGACTCCGGGGTGACGGTCCTCGTCCTGACCGCCGACGACCGGGACCGCGTCGGCGCCCTGCTCGACGGCGGCGGCCCCGAGCTCCTCACCACCGGCCCGGACGGCGGGTTCGCCGCCGCCGTCGCCGCGCACGAGCCGATGGGCACCGTCGTACCGCGGCTGGACCGCGACGACGCCTGCCTGATGTACACCTCCGGCTCCACCGGGAAACCCAAGGGCGTGCGGCAGACCCACCGCAACATCGCCGCCGAGGTCGACGGTGCGATCGACTTCTACGAGCTGACCGCGGACGACCACGTCCTCAACTGCATGCCGCTCTTCCACGTCGGGGGCCTGCAGCTGGCGAGCCTGCCGATCCTCGTCCGCGGCGGTCAGATCACCTTCATGCCGCGGTGGGACGTCGTCCGCTGGATCGAGCTGGCGCAGCGGCTGCGGCCCACCTACGGCGGCCTCATCTCCACGATGATGATCGACGTCGGCAACCGGACGGTGAAGGCCCCGGTCGTGCTCGACTCGTTCCGGATCTGCATGTTCGGTGGCTCGCGGACGCCGTCGGCGGCGATCGCACGCCTGGAGGCGGGCACCGGCATCGTCGGCGTCGAGATCTACGGGCAGACCGAGCAGAACGGGCTCGTCGTCTCCTACCGGGCCGGTGACACCCGCCGGCCGGACTCGATGGGCCGCCCGCTGGAGCAGATCGTCGACACCCGTCTCGTGCCCGTCGACGGCGGTCCCGACCTGCGCCCCGGCGACGACGGCGTCGGCGAGCTGTGGGTGCGCGGCGACGCCGTCACCCCCGGGTACTGGAACATCGACGCACCCGAGAAGTGGTCGGACGGCTGGTTCCGGACCGGTGACCTCGTGTCGACCGACGCCGACGGCTACCTCTACTACGTCGACCGGATCGACGACATGATCGTCTCCGGCGGGGAGAACGTCTTCCCGCAGATGGTCGAGGAACACCTCGCCGCGCACCCCGACCTCGCCGAGGTCGCGGTGATCGGTACGGCGCACGATCGGTGGGTCGAGCAGGTGACCGCGGTCGTCGTACCGAACCGGGACGGGGTGACCGCCGAGGCCGTCGCGGACTGGTGCGCGACGAACCCGAACCTGCGGGGGATGCACAAGCCCCGCCGCATCGAGGTCGTGGAGGCGCTGCCGCGGACCGGCAGCGGCAAGCTGAACCGCCCGGACCTGCGCAGGATGTTCCCCTGA
- a CDS encoding LLM class F420-dependent oxidoreductase, producing the protein MPVGVNAGHFSTGIPDGFADRVREIEDLGFDGIWFAEAYGSDVFTPLAFCAALTGRIRLGTAVAQIPARTPAATATTAATLDHLSGGRVVLGLGASGPQVSEGWHGVAYPRPLARTREYVDVVRQVLARERPLTYRGEFHELPLDGGTGLGKPLRSSLHVRRPGLPIQLGAEGPRNIALAAEIADGWHAMFFSPAFDGFYREALDAGFARRGGRPDRFEVVATLPVVVDDDVDRAADRVRPDLALYMGGMGARGANFHHDVFARMGHAELAARVQDLYLRGEKAAAAAAIPTALVEQVALVGPAAKIRDDLGRWEDTVVDSIAVQGLPEDLAAVSRALIP; encoded by the coding sequence CTGCCCGTCGGCGTGAACGCCGGACACTTCTCCACCGGGATCCCGGACGGTTTCGCCGACCGGGTGCGCGAGATCGAGGACCTCGGGTTCGACGGCATCTGGTTCGCCGAGGCGTACGGCTCGGACGTCTTCACCCCGCTCGCGTTCTGCGCCGCGCTGACCGGCCGGATCCGGCTCGGCACCGCCGTCGCCCAGATCCCCGCCCGCACCCCCGCCGCCACGGCGACGACGGCCGCCACGCTCGACCACCTGTCCGGCGGGCGGGTGGTGCTCGGGCTCGGCGCCTCCGGCCCGCAGGTGTCCGAGGGCTGGCACGGGGTCGCCTACCCGCGCCCGCTCGCGCGCACCCGCGAGTACGTCGACGTCGTCCGGCAGGTGCTCGCACGCGAGCGACCGCTCACCTACCGCGGCGAGTTCCACGAGCTGCCCCTCGACGGCGGCACCGGGCTCGGCAAGCCGCTGCGGTCGTCGTTGCACGTGCGGCGCCCCGGCCTGCCGATCCAGCTCGGGGCGGAGGGGCCCCGCAACATCGCGCTCGCCGCCGAGATCGCCGACGGCTGGCACGCGATGTTCTTCTCCCCCGCGTTCGACGGCTTCTACCGCGAGGCGCTCGACGCCGGGTTCGCCCGCCGCGGCGGCCGGCCCGACCGGTTCGAGGTCGTCGCGACCCTGCCGGTGGTCGTCGACGACGACGTCGACCGCGCCGCCGACCGGGTCCGCCCCGACCTGGCCCTCTACATGGGCGGGATGGGCGCGCGGGGCGCGAACTTCCACCACGACGTCTTCGCCCGCATGGGCCACGCCGAGCTCGCCGCCCGCGTGCAGGACCTCTACCTGCGCGGGGAGAAGGCGGCCGCCGCCGCGGCGATCCCGACCGCGCTTGTCGAGCAGGTCGCCCTCGTCGGCCCGGCCGCGAAGATCCGCGACGACCTCGGCCGCTGGGAGGACACGGTCGTCGACTCCATCGCGGTGCAGGGCCTGCCCGAGGACCTGGCCGCGGTGTCCCGAGCCCTGATCCCCTGA